The Salinirubellus salinus genome segment CGTACGACCCCGAACTGGCGGACCCCTCGGGGCACGCTCGTGAGGTACTGGAGGAGACGCGCGAGGCGTACGTCTAGGCGGGCTCAGGCGTCGTCCTCGAGGAGGCCCATGTCCTCGGCGACGAGGTCGGCCAGTCGGTCGGCGACCGTGGGGTCGACGCGGGCGTGTTCCGCCCCGTCGTGACGCGTCTCGTTGTGTTTCTCGAGGCGCTCGGCGAGTTCGTCGAGCGGCACGCGGGCCTCGGTACCGCACTCCTCGCAGACGATGGGGACGCCCGATTGCTCAGTCGGCATACCAGCCGAGAGCGGGCGGCGGCTCTTAGCCCCGGCGGTCCGCGCTCAGAGCAGCGAGATGAACCCGAGGATGTCCACGAACAGCACGTACGCGATGACGAGGGCGGCCGCGAGTATCAGGAGCTTGATGCCGAGCGGGAGTCCGTCCGTGTCGTCGGTGCCGGCCGTCGTCGTCGGTTCGGTCGTCATGTACCCCCGTACGGCGGGGCCCCTCAAGGGGATACGGCCCGTTCCCAGGTCGTGGGAACGACCCGGTTCAGAACAGGCGAGCGGTCGGCGTCCCACAGCGCCCGCAGACTGCCGCGCGGGTCCCCTTGTACTCGCCGGCGGCCACCGGCCCCTCGCAGAACGGGCAGGCGGAGCCGGCGAGGCGGTCCAGCAACTCCTCGTTCATCCGGCGGCCTCCACGTCCACGTCGGCGTCGGCGTCGCCCTCCTCGGACGGGAGGTCCGGGCCCCCCGTCGCGTCCGCGGGACGACCCTCCGTCTCGTCCTCGTCCGGCGTGAGGATGTGTGGGGTCCGCCGTCGCGGTGGCGTCTCGACGAAGCGCTTGATGCGCCGCAGGTCCCGGTCGGTCAACCCGGCCATGTCCTTCGCTGGGCGGGGCCCCCATAGGTGGGTTGCTATGTCGACACTAGGGACCTACCGAGGGCTGCCGAGCGGTGGGGAACGAGGCGGAGCAGGGGGGAGACGCGCGGTATTAAACCGGTCGCGGGCGTAGTAGACGACGTGTTCCCCGTCAGCGGCGACTGGACGGCGGCCCAGACCGAGGCCTACCTCACGGAGCGTCGCATTCCGATCAGACTCGCCTGTCGGACCCCGAACGGCGGGCTGTGGATGCTCTCGCTCTGGTACATCCTGCGAGACGGGGCGCTCCACTGTGCGACCGGCGCCAGCGCGGACGTGGTCCGGTACCTCCGGGCGGACCCGGGCGTCGCCTTCGAGGTGTCGGACAACGAACCGCCGTACTGCGGGGTACGCGGTGCCGGGCAGGTGACCCTCGAGCCGGACGAGGACAAGGAACTCCTGCGTGAGCTGATGGAGCGGTACCTCGGCGGGACCGACCACAGCCTCGGGCAGCGACTCCTCCAGCCGGAGCGCGAGGAGGTCCACCTCCGCATCGAACCCGAGCGGGCCTACACGTGGGACTTCGGCGAGCGGATGGCCGACGTCGTCGCGGAGGCGGACGACTAGAGCGGCAGCGACGACGGCATCCGGTGGACGGTGTAGCCCACCTCCCGGTGTGCGCCCTCCAGTTCGTTGGCGACGCCCGACAGCAACGCCTCACACTCGCGGACGACGACGGGGCGGATCCGCTCCAGCAACCGCCCGAGCGGTAACACGCGGGTGACGCGGTGGCCGCGGATGGAGGTGGGGTCGAACTCCACGCGCAGGCCGAGTTCCGTCCCGACCTCGTGGGCGGCGGGCACCTCCGAGGGAGCGAGTTCGGCCATCGTCCAGTACCCCTTCGCCCGCACGTCCTCGGTGGTCCGCCACTCGATGCGCTCGTACGGCTCGGCCGCGGTCACGCGCGACGCGGAGGTCCACGAGAGCTTCCACCACGAGAGCGTGATGTGGTAGACGGTGCCCGGCCCGCCGTCCCCGGTCTGTTCGACCCCCTCCAGGTGTGGCGAGTACTCGCTGGCCCCCTCGTACCCCTGGATGAACTCGTACACGTCCCGCGGCGGCACGTACAGGTGTGTACTGGCCTCGATAGCGTCCACACCGGAGAGGAGGTGCGGCACGTCGATAAAGCTTCAGCAGGGGGCGTCGCTGGCCGACTAATCTGTGCTGGCGGGCTCCCCGCCCTGCCCGCTCTCGCCGCCGACCGAGAGGTACTCCTCGAGGAGCTCCTCGTTGTCCTCTAACTCCTCGATGGTACCCTCCCACGCGTTGGCGCCCTTCTCGATGATGTAGGCGCGCTCGGAGAGGTTGAGCGCGAAATCCACGTTCTGCTCGGTGATGAGCACGGTCACGTCCTCGCTGACGACCTCCTCGAACACGTCACGGAGGTCGTCGACGATGACGGGCGCGAGCCCCTCGGTCGGCTCGTCGAGCAACAGGAGGTCGGGATTCTGGACGAGCGCCCGCGAGACGGAGAGCATCTGCTGCTCGCCACCGGAGAGGTTCCGGCCCTTGTTCTCCTGCAGCTCCTCGAGTTTCGGGAACACCTCGAACATGTCCTCGATCGGCCGCGGGTCGACGGCCGAGTCGTGAGCCACCTGCAGGTTCTCCATCACGGTCAGCGTGGGGAAGATACGGCGGTCCTCCGGGACGAGTTTGATTCCCTTCTTGGAGATGTCGTCGACGGAACTCGAGGAGATGTCCTCCCCGCGGAACTCGATGGTACCCTCGCGCCGCGGGACGGTACCGGTGATGGTACGCAGGGTGGTTGTCTTGCCCGCCCCGTTCCGGCCGAGCAGGGCGACGACTTCGTTCTGTTCGATCTCGATATCCAGGTCGAAGACGACGTGGCTGTTCCCGTAGTAGGAGTTCACGTCCTCTAGCGTGAGTATGGGTTCGCTCATTGTGCTTCACTCCCGAGGTACGCCTCGCGAACGCGTTCGTTGGCCATCACTTCTTCCGGGGTCCCCTCGGCGATGAGGGACCCGCCGTCGAGGACGAGGATGCGGTCGGAGATGCCGAGGACGACCTCCATGTCGTGCTCGGTGAGCACGAACGTCGTGTCGGTCTCCTTGTCGAGCTCGCGCACCAGGTCGACCATCTTCCGGGTCTCCGTGGCGTTCATCCCGGCGGTCGGCTCGTCCAGCAGGACGACCGAGGGGTCGGTCGCCAGCGCCAGCGCGATCTCGACCTTCCGCTTGTCGCCGTGCGAGAGATTATCGCACTTCTTGTCGGCGAACTCCTCGAGTCGCGTGAGTTCGATGATTCGGTCGACCCCTTCGTTCAGCTCGGGGTCCGCCGTCGCGATGGCACGGAGGTCGTTCGTCCGGCCGTCCCGCGAGATGCGGGCGATGCGGATGTTGTCCCGCACCGTCAGCCCGTCGAACACGTTGTTGATCTGGTAGGCACGGGCGAGACCGAGTCGGTTGATGATGTACGGTTCCTTCCCCGTTATCTCGACGAGACCGTCCTCGTCTGTCTCGATGTCGGCCCCCTCGCGCGGGCGGAGTCGGATGCTCCCGGAGGTGGGCTTCAGCTGACCAGCCAACATCGTGTAGAACGTGGTCTTGCCGGCTCCGTTCGGGCCGATGATGCTCGTGATCTCGTCGTCGTCGATGGAGACGGTGACGTCGTCGTTGGCGACGAGGAGCCCGAACTCCCGGCGGAGCTCCTTCGTCTCGAGCACGGTCGTCATGCGTTCGCCCCCCCGAAGAGCCCCTCCGGACGAAACAGCAACACGAGAATCATCGCGACGAACGGGAACAGCTCCCCGGCCCCGGCGATGACTAGGCTCCCCAGCGCGACGAGCAGGCCGATGAGGTACGCGCCCACGAACGCACCGGTGAACGAGCCCAGCCCACCGATGACGACGACGACGAAGGCGTTGATGATGACCTGGTTACCCAGCTCCGGGGAGACCGACTGGAGCGGGGCAGCTAGTGCACCACCGATACCCGCGAGCACACAGCCGACGAAGAAGACGCCGGTGTAGAGCCGCGGGACGTTGATGCCGAGCAGCTGTGCCATGTCACGGTCCGAGGACGTGGCACGGACGACGCGACCGATGTTGGTCGTCCGGAGGACGACGAACAGTCCGGCGAGCACGAGGACGGACATCAGGATGACGAACGCTCGGTAGCCCGGGATGGACAGGCCGGCGGGCAGGTCGAGCGAGAACTGGAGTATCGCCGGCCCGTCGACCGACCTCGATCCCGAACCGAAGATGGTTCTGATCACGTCGGTCAGGATGAGCACGAACGCGAACGTCAACAGGAGTTGGTCCAGTTCCGGTCGGTCGTATATCCGGCGGATGAACCCCGCCTCCAGCGCGATGCCGACCACCCCCACGGCCAGTCCCGCGAGGATGACGCCGAGCCAGAAGCTCCCGACGGCACTCTCTATCGTCACGATGCCGACGTAGGCCCCGATCATGAACAGGGCCCCGTGGGCGAAGTTCAAAATCTCCAGTACCCCGAAGATCAGGCTCAGGCCAACCGCCACGAGGAAGAGGCGGCTCCCGATACTGAGGCCAGTCACTATCTGGTCCCCTACCAGGCCAATGTCTACCATACCGTGCAGGTCATACACGGTCCGATTAAGTCTTCCGGAGGGGGCGCCGTAGTTGCAGGTCACCTCGATTCGAATTAAAGTTGAGGCCGGTTATACTTGGGGAAGATATAAGCCAAAGACCCCCATTGGGACCCAACGAGCCATGTCGAACAATGACAATAGTCGGGGAAGCAGCGGAACGAACCGACGACGCTTCCTCGCTGGTGCGGGGGCGGCGTCGGTCGCTGGACTCGCGGGGTGTCTGGACAGTATCACTGGGGGCAGCGGTGGAGAAGGTCCCATCAGGCTGGGCGGCGTCTATCTCCTCTCCGGCGTCGCGGAGGCGCTCGGGGCGGCCTCGGCGGCGGCCGCGGAGGTCGCCGTGGACGTCATCAACGAGAACGGTGGAATCCTCGACCGCGAGGTCGAGATCCAGTTCCGTGACCACGGACAGAACCCCCAGCAGCAGATTCGCAGTCTGGTCCAGGAAGAGAACGTCGACGCGATGCTCGGGCTGACCTCCTCGGGTGTGACGCTGGCCTCGGGGCCGACCATCGAGCAACTGGGCGTGCCGTTCACACTGACCGACATCGGGACGCCGTTCCCGACGGAACACGACGTCGACACGTACGGCGACTACTACGAGGACGAGAACGGTACCGCCGCCGGGATCCCCAACCTGTTCCGGACGAACGCCAACACCTCTACCACCACCTACGGGATAGCCAAGTGGGCAGCGGACAACCTCGACGCGACCCGTGTGGCCAACATCGGGCCCGACTACGCCTACGGGACCCAGACGTGGGACTACTTCAAGGCGTACTCCGACGGGCTCGGCGCGGACTACGAGTACGTCGAGAGCGTGTTCCCGAGTCTCGGGGCCTCGGACATGACTCCGCAGATCAACCAGGTGCTCAACGCGGACCCGGACATCGTGTTCACCTCCTTCTGGGCGGGGGACGTCACCACCTTCGTCGGGCAGGCCGTGGAACAGGGGCTGTTCGAGCAGGTCGACGACGTGTTCGACACCATCGGGGCCGACCCGACCGTGTTCAGCGCACTCGGTGACACGATGCCCGAGGGGTTCCACTACTCGGGCTGGTACTGGCACTCGGCCTACGACAACGAGAACAACCAGCGGTTCCTCGATGCGTACGCGGACGCCTACGAGGACGACAGCGAGACCATCAGCATCCCCTCGTTCACCGGCGGGAGCACGTGGGCGGCCGTCTTCATCTACAAGCAGGCGATGGAGGCCGCCGGCAGCACGAACCCGGACGACGTCATCTCCGAGATGGAGGGACTCACGTTCGCGGAGGACCCGCGAGGGTCCATCACGTTGGACGCGGACAGCCACCAGGCGACCGCCCCGATGGTCATCGGCGAGACCAGCCGGGACGACGACGTCCCCTACGACGGCGTCGGTCTGACGAACACCGAGACGTACACCCTAGACCGGAGCACCGCGACCGACCTGCTCGAGGGGAGCGATCTCCCGCCGGGCGTCTAAGCGATGAGTGTCGGAGCCAGAGAACGCCTGCTCGAGGGCGGACGCACGAACGTGGTGTTGGCAGTCTTGGCTGTGCTGGCGATCGTCGCCCCGTTCGTCATCGGGTCGTTCCAGACGGCGCTGTTGGCTGAGATACTGATGCTGGCCGTGTTCGCCACGGCGTTCAACCTCCTGTACGGATATACGGGGCTGCTCTCGTTCGGCCACGCGATGTTCGTCGCAACGGCGGCCTACGTGGTCGCGAAGGTGTTCAGGATGGTCGGCCCGGAGCTCGGGCTGGGTGCGTTCGGCGGGCTCGAGGTGCTGGCGACGCTCGTCGTCGCCATCCTGCTCGGGACGCTCTTCACGACGCTGCTGGCGGTCGGAATCGGCTACCTCAGCGTCCAGCTCACGGAGATCTACTTCGCGATGATCACGCTGTCGTTCAGCATGGCGATCTACGTGATCTTCAACCAGGACATCCTCCAGCAGCTCGCGGAGGCGGCCGGGCTGAGCGGTCTGGCGGGGCTGGTCGAGACGAACGGCTCCGACGGGCTCACCATCTCGTTCAACGCACTGGGTGAGATCGACCTGTTTGGATTCACCTTCCAGCTCGTCGACATCACCAACTTCATCGCGGTCTACTTCGTCAGCCTGATCCTGTTCGTGCTGACGATGTACGCGATGTGGCGCGTCGTCAACTCCCCGTTCGGGATGACCTGCAAGGCCATCCGCGAGAACCCGGGGAGGGCCGAGGCGCTCGGTATCGACGTCACCCGTCACTCCTGGAAGACGTTCATCCTCAGCGGTGGGTTCTCCGGCGTCGCCGGGTCGATGATCGCCGTCATCCAGAGCGGTGCGCTGCCGAACCTGGCCTACTGGTCGTTCTCCGCCGAGCCGGTCATCATGACCGTCATCGGCGGGCCGACCTACTTCATCGGCCCCGTGCTGGGCGCGTTCACCTTCAGGTACCTGCGGTGGACCATCGACGCCCTCGGGTTCGGTGCCAACTGGCAGTTCCTCTTCGGGACGCTCCTGCTCGTCGTCGTCCTGTTCGCACAGGGCGGGGTCGCCGGAGCCCTCACCCGCGTCCGAGACCGGATTCTCGGCGGGGGGGGAGAGGATTCCGTGCCGGAGGCCGACCCGACCGTCGAGAGTTCGGACTGAGCGGTCACATCGCACCTCCCTCCGTTCGTCTCCTCCTGCGACCCTCTACTGCTCCCGAGTCGCCTGACTCGCTCCGTACCGTACCGTTAGGTCCATCGCGCCCGAACGGCGAGTATGCGCTGGCTCGTCGTGACACTGGTCCTCGTCCTCGCCGGATGTGGTGGCTACGGCGCCCCCACGGCTGACCCGAGGACAACGACGGTGACGCCGGCCCCCGTCCCGGCCGCGACACCAGCACCGAGTGCGACCACGCTGGCACCGGGGCTCGGGACCGGGGGCGTGTTCGACGCCGGTCGGCTCGCTGCGGCCCACGCCGACGCGCTCGCCGGCCGCTCGTTCACGCTGAATCGGACCGACAGCCGGTACGTGAACGGGACGCTCTCCCAGCGCGATACGAGTCTCCTCCAGTACGCCACTGGTCGCGAGCGGTTCCGCTACGACCTGCGACAGACCGACCGGCGCGGCGGGGCGAACGCGACCAGCCGCATCGAACGCTACGCCGACGGCGAGCGGGTGTTCGTCGCCGTCACGCGGGGGAACGAGACGCGCTACGACCTCCTGCGTTCGAGCGACGGGTCGGCGTCCGCCCCGACGCTGGTGTTCCCCGAGAACGCCACCAACGAACGCGGTATCGCGCGTCTGTTCGTCCTCATCGACACGGAGGTGACCGGCGAGCGGACCGTCGACGGCCGGAGCGTCTACCGGCTGGCGAGCCCCAGCCCGCAGACGGTGCCGCCGCTGCGCAACATCTCGTTCGTCGCGAACGTGACCGAGACGGGCCTGGTCCGAGACTACCGGGTGTCGTACGACGTGGTCCGGTCGGGGCGGCAGGTCCGGGTCGTCACACACACGAGCTACCGGGGGGTCGGCGAGACGACAGTGCCCGAACCCCCGTGGCTCGGCCGGGCGGAGGCGGCACTCCGGAACGGGACCGACACGTCGACGCTGACCCGGCGCGACGGCGGCGTGCTCAGCGCAGTTCCCGACGCTTGATCTTCCCGGTCGTCGTCTGCGGGAGCGTCTCGCGGAACTCGACGAGACGAGGGTACTCGTGTTTCGCGAGGCGGTCACGGACGAGCTGTTTGAGCTCCTCGCGGAGCGCGTCGTCGCCCGGGACGCCCGCGACCGGCTGGACGACGGCCTTGATCACCTCGCCGCGGGTCTCGTCGGGGACGCCGACGACCCCGACCTGTTCGACCTTCGGGTGCTCGAGGATGGCGCTCTCGACCTCGCCGGGGCCGACGCGGTAGCCGGCGGTGACGATGAGGTCGTCGTCGCGCGCCTTGAACCAGAGGTAGCCGTCCTCGTCCTGCCGGCCGAGGTCGCCGGTGAGGTGCCAGTCGCCTCGTCCATCGGCCGCCTCGAGTCGCGCCGCCGCCGTCTTCTCGGGCTTGTTCAGGTACTCCTGGAAGACGACGGGGTCGTCGCCACGGCTGACGGCGATCTCGCCCACCTCGCCCGTCTCGCGGACGGCGCCCGTCTCTGGGTCCACCACCGCCACGTCGTGACCCGGCACGGGCTTGCCCATCGACCCGGCCTGCGCGGGGAACCACTGTCGGCAGTTCGTCACCAGCAGGTTCGCCTCGGTCTGCCCGTAGAGTTCGTTCACCGCCACCCCGTCGAGTTCGTCGGCCGCCCAGTCCAGAATCTCGGGGGTGAGCGGTTCGCCACCCGAGCAGACGGCCTTCAGGTCGAGGTCGTACCGCTCGGTGGGCCGGTCGACGTCCATCAGCATCCGGATGGCCGTCGGCGGGAGGAACGCGTCGGTGACGCCGAACTCCGCCAGCAGGGAGTAGGCCGTCCCCGAGTCGAACCCGGCCATCGGGTAGCCGAGGACGGGCCGGCCGTAGTGCCACGCCGGGAACAGGAGGTCGCCGAGCGCACCGATCCACGCCCAGTCGGCGGGCGTCCAGCAGACCGACGCCGAGAGGTCGCGCTCGAAGTACATCTGGAACGCCGGACAGTGGCCCAGCCAGAGCGCGTGGCCGTGGAGGACGCCTTTCGGGGGTCCGGTCGATCCGGAGGTGTAGAGGACGGTGGCGGGCGTGTCCGGGCCGGTCTCGGCCCGGTCGTAGCTGCCGTCGTGCTCGCGGAGGGAGGTGAACGGGTGGTCGCCGGCCCCCTCGTCGGCGTCCACGGCGACGACGTGTTCGAGCGCGGGACACGCCTCGCGGGCCTCGTCGACGGCGCCGAGGACGGCCTCGTCGACGACGGCCACCTTCGCGTCGGCGTCGTCCAGCCGGTAGGAGAGGCCGTCCGGACCGAACAACACGGAGAGGGGGATGGAGACGGCACCGAGTTTCCAGCAGGCGAGGTGGGTCAGCGGGTTCGCGGGTTTCTGCGGGAGGACGACGCCCACGCGGTCGCCCTCCTCGACACCGAGGGCCGCGAGGCCAGCCGCCACACGGTCCGAGAGCCGGTCGAGGTCGTGGAAGGTGTACGTCTCGCGTCGGCCGTCGGGGTACGCCTGGAACAGCGCGATGCGGGCCTTCGGGTCGTCGTGTTTCCCGACGAGGTCGTGGGCCGCGTTGTAGTCGTCGGGGACGTCCCACTCGAAGGACTCGCGGGCGTCCTCGTACGTCTCGCCGTCGAGCGTGACGTGGTAGGTCATGGCACGCCGTTCGACGCCCCCCGACAAGAGCGTAGGGGGCAGGCCCACAAGAGACGTACCGACGGCGACGCCGAGTGACGGGTATGGCCGGCGCACTCCGCGATGTCCTGCTGGTCCTCCTCACGACGGTGGGAACGTACGTCCTCGTCGGCGTGGCGTTCGTCGGGTCGTTCTACGCGCTCACGCTGCTCCCCGGGTGGCTGCAGGCGGCGGTCTGCCGAGGGCTGTTCTTCTGCTGGCCGGGGCTGGTGCTCGCGCTCGTCGTCTCGACGGCCGTGACGGTCGGGGTCATCGGGACCCTCTCGAGCCGGGGGTACCTGCGGGTGCCGGACGCGTGGTAGTGCGGTGGCGGAGGTGGAGCGGTGCGGGGCGGTGCGGTCGCGGAGGCTGAGCGGGGCGGGGCAGTGGGGCTAGCACACCCACCCGCGGCAGAGGGGCCGAAGGCCCCGATGCCGCGCCCTTTTGAATCCAAAGTTTTGCCGCGAGTCGGGCGCGACTCCGTCGCGCCCCACGAGCGTGCAAAAGTTTGGTCAGTTGAAGTTGTAGACGGTCAGATCGAGGGTGTCGAGGTCGACGACCGGCGCGTACGCGTGGTCCGGTTCGATACCGACGGACTGCTGGAAGCCGGTCTGTTCCTGCCAACAGCCCGAGTTGACGGCGAGGACGTTCCGGTACTTCCCGTAGCCGAGTTTGTGGACGTGGCCGGTGTGGAAGATGGCGGGCACCTCCTCCATCACGAGGTAGTCGCGTTCCTCCGGCGCGAGGCGGGTCCGCCCGCCGAACTGGGGGGCGACGTGGCGCTTCTTCAGGAGCTGGTACATCGCCTTGTGCGGTTCGTCGTAGGAGGCCTTCTCGGCTGGGAGTTCGGCGATGACCTCGTCGAGCGAGACGCCGTGGTACATGTGGACCGAGACGCCCTCGACGGTGACGGTGGAGGGGTTCGAGACGATGCGGGCGTCGTGGGCGGACATGATGTCCCGCAACTCCTCGTCGAAGGCGGGCTGGGGTTCGGCGAGCCGGACGGCGTCGTGGTTCCCCGGGATCATCACGATCTCCACGTCACCGGGGACCGACTTCAGGTGCTCCGCGAACAGTTCGTACTGGTCGTAGATGTCGATGACGTCCAGTTCCTCGTCCTGGTTCGGGTAGACGCCGATGCCCTCGACCATGTCGCCGGCGATGAGGAGGTACTCGACCTCGGCGGCGTCCTCGGTGTGGAGCCAGTCGGCGAAGCGCTCCCACGCGTCGGCCATGAACTCCTGTGAGCCGACGTGGACGTCCGATATGAGCGCCGCGCGGACGTGTCGGTCGGCGGTCTTCGGCTGGAACGTGTGAGGGACGTCGGGGAAGTGGATGGCGTCGACGAACAGGATGCCCCGGTCGTCGCCGGACTTCTCCGAGAGGCTCCCGGAGACGGCGATGACCTCGTCGAGCAGTATCTCGTCGACGAGTTCGGCCGCGGGCTTGTCCTTCATCACCAGACAGGGGAACACGCCGGTCGTGTCCTCGAGGTCGATGATCCAGTGCCCGCCCGAGGTCGAGGAGATGTCGGCGACCATCCCGACCATCCCGGCGTCGGTGCCGCCGGGGTCCTGCTGGAGCGAGCGGGCGGGCCGGTGTTTCACGCGCCCCTTGAGCGTCCCGGAGAGCCGCTCGTAGCGGTCGCGGAACGTGGCGACGAAGTCCTTGTACTCGCCGGTCCCGGTCGAGCGGCCGGTCATGTCGCCGGCGACCTCGACCGAGCGCTTCGAGCGGTCGGTGTTCCGGACCGACTCGGCGGCGGCCGCCCCGCCGTTCGTGGCGCCCGTGGTCCCGGTCGTCTCGGCCGTGGCGCTCGGGTCGGGGGTCGGCGCGGCGTCCGTGGGACCGTCCGACGAACGGTCCACAGACCCCTCCGTTTCTGCTGCGGATTCCGTTGCAGTATATGATTCTTGCGTGTTTTCGGTTCCAGTCGAAACAGAGGTATCGTCGTTTCCGACGGCGGGCGGGTCGGGGACGGGGTCGTCGTCGAGGACGCGCCGGACGTGGTCGGCGGTGATCTTCACCGCGTCCTCGGGCACCGACTCGACGACGGCGAGGAGGGCGGCCTCGGTCTCCGACGCGCGGGCGAGCAGCGTCACCGCCTCGCGCTCGGCGTTGAAGCCGAGACTCGCGAGGCGGCGGGCGACCGTCGCGGCCTCCTCCAGTGGCACACCGTCGGGTGGGCGTACCCGGACAAAAACGTAGCGGAGCGACGCCGGGCGAGTCAGAACGTTGAAACGCGCGCCGGCGAATGTCGAGGTGATGAGTGAGTCCGACCCGGAACCGGAGCGTCCCCGACCCGGTTCCGGCGAACCCTCCGCCTTCGGGCCCGAGGAGCCGGGGTCTCCGGTCGCCTGGCTCCAGTGGTTCTGGCGGACCGACCACGGTGCCGTCAGCTACGTCCGCGAGATCCTCACGAGCGTCGGTGCCGTCCTACTGGTGGGGCTCCTCCTGTTCGCGGTCAGCGGGCTCTGGCCGCCGATGGTGGCCATCGAGTCGCCGAGCATGGAGCCGAACATGAAGACCGGCGACCTCGTGTTCGTGATGGAGGAACACCGCCTCGCGCCCGGGTCGGCGTACGCCGAGACCGGCGTCGTCACCTACCGGACCGGACAGGAGACGGGCTACACGAAGTTCGCCCAGGGTGGTGACGTCATCGTCTACCAGCCGGACGGGAACGCCGCGACCACACCCATCATCCACCGGGCGATGTTCTACGTCAACGCCAGCGAGAACTGGTACGACAAGGCCGTCGCCGTCGACCCGCGGGCGGTCGGAGGTGCGGACGACTGTGGCGAGCTGGACTTCTGTCCGGCCCCCCACGGCGGCTTCATCACGAAGGGTGACAACGTGAACACGAACCGGCACTACGACCAGGTGAGCGGGCTGAGCGCACCCGTCCGTCCCGCGTGGGTCGTCGGCACCGCCGAGTTCCGCATCCCGCTGCTCGGGAACATCCGGCTGTGGGCCTCGGGCACCGTCGACGCGCCGACGCCGTGGGCGGTCGAACCCGCGGTCGGGGCACCGACCGGCCCGCACGACGGTCCGGACGCGACTGCCTCGAACGCGACGGCGGCCGACCCGACAGCCGCAGTCTGACTCCTCGCGCTACTGCAGCGCGTCGCGCAGGTCCACACCGATGGTCTCGACCGCCTCGTGTGCCACCGTCAGGTCCGCCGGCGGCGCGAGCATCGTGATGAACCCGTGGATCATGTCCTCGTAGTTGTAGTGCTCGACCGGGACGCCGTCGGCCGCGAGCGCCTCGGCGTACGCGATACCCTCGTCCCGGAGCGGGTCGAACCCGGCCGTGAGCACCGTCGCTGGCGGCAGGTCCGCGTGGTTGTCGGCCTGCAACGGGAAGGCGTACGGGTTCGGCTCGTGGACGTCGCTCCCGAAGTAGCAGTCGGCGAACCACTTCATGTCCTCGGCGACGAGGAAGTACCCCTCCTCGTTCTGCTCCCACGAGGGGCGGTCCTCGCGCGGGTCGACGGCCGGGTAGACCAGCACCTGGTGGTCGATGGCCGGGCCGTCGCGGTCCCGTGCCATGAGCGTCACCGCGGCCGCGAGGTTGCCGCCGGCGCTGTCGCCCATCACGGCGAGGGTCCCGTCACCGTCCACCTCCTCGGGGTTCTCGGCGACCCACTCGGTGGCGGCGTAGGCGTCCTCCACCGCGGCCGGGAACGGGTGTTCCGGCGCGAGCCGGTAGTCCACCGAGACGACGACACAGCCGCTCTCCCTGACGACGTGCCGACAGAGCGCGTCGTGGCTCTCGAGGTCCATGATGACGAACCCGCCGCCGTGGAAGAACGTGACGACGGGGAACGGTCCCTCCCCCTCGGGGGTGTAGACGCGCACGGGGACCTCG includes the following:
- a CDS encoding DUF7537 family lipoprotein; protein product: MRWLVVTLVLVLAGCGGYGAPTADPRTTTVTPAPVPAATPAPSATTLAPGLGTGGVFDAGRLAAAHADALAGRSFTLNRTDSRYVNGTLSQRDTSLLQYATGRERFRYDLRQTDRRGGANATSRIERYADGERVFVAVTRGNETRYDLLRSSDGSASAPTLVFPENATNERGIARLFVLIDTEVTGERTVDGRSVYRLASPSPQTVPPLRNISFVANVTETGLVRDYRVSYDVVRSGRQVRVVTHTSYRGVGETTVPEPPWLGRAEAALRNGTDTSTLTRRDGGVLSAVPDA
- a CDS encoding alpha/beta hydrolase — translated: MRADRPHPEARELLQQIDALGVLPLSQHGPQAARDLMKNFRMASEEPAVGDVTNRAVPGYEGRVGDQRDEVPVRVYTPEGEGPFPVVTFFHGGGFVIMDLESHDALCRHVVRESGCVVVSVDYRLAPEHPFPAAVEDAYAATEWVAENPEEVDGDGTLAVMGDSAGGNLAAAVTLMARDRDGPAIDHQVLVYPAVDPREDRPSWEQNEEGYFLVAEDMKWFADCYFGSDVHEPNPYAFPLQADNHADLPPATVLTAGFDPLRDEGIAYAEALAADGVPVEHYNYEDMIHGFITMLAPPADLTVAHEAVETIGVDLRDALQ
- a CDS encoding S26 family signal peptidase, producing MSESDPEPERPRPGSGEPSAFGPEEPGSPVAWLQWFWRTDHGAVSYVREILTSVGAVLLVGLLLFAVSGLWPPMVAIESPSMEPNMKTGDLVFVMEEHRLAPGSAYAETGVVTYRTGQETGYTKFAQGGDVIVYQPDGNAATTPIIHRAMFYVNASENWYDKAVAVDPRAVGGADDCGELDFCPAPHGGFITKGDNVNTNRHYDQVSGLSAPVRPAWVVGTAEFRIPLLGNIRLWASGTVDAPTPWAVEPAVGAPTGPHDGPDATASNATAADPTAAV
- a CDS encoding acyl-CoA synthetase, producing the protein MTYHVTLDGETYEDARESFEWDVPDDYNAAHDLVGKHDDPKARIALFQAYPDGRRETYTFHDLDRLSDRVAAGLAALGVEEGDRVGVVLPQKPANPLTHLACWKLGAVSIPLSVLFGPDGLSYRLDDADAKVAVVDEAVLGAVDEAREACPALEHVVAVDADEGAGDHPFTSLREHDGSYDRAETGPDTPATVLYTSGSTGPPKGVLHGHALWLGHCPAFQMYFERDLSASVCWTPADWAWIGALGDLLFPAWHYGRPVLGYPMAGFDSGTAYSLLAEFGVTDAFLPPTAIRMLMDVDRPTERYDLDLKAVCSGGEPLTPEILDWAADELDGVAVNELYGQTEANLLVTNCRQWFPAQAGSMGKPVPGHDVAVVDPETGAVRETGEVGEIAVSRGDDPVVFQEYLNKPEKTAAARLEAADGRGDWHLTGDLGRQDEDGYLWFKARDDDLIVTAGYRVGPGEVESAILEHPKVEQVGVVGVPDETRGEVIKAVVQPVAGVPGDDALREELKQLVRDRLAKHEYPRLVEFRETLPQTTTGKIKRRELR
- a CDS encoding DNA-directed DNA polymerase II small subunit translates to MPLEEAATVARRLASLGFNAEREAVTLLARASETEAALLAVVESVPEDAVKITADHVRRVLDDDPVPDPPAVGNDDTSVSTGTENTQESYTATESAAETEGSVDRSSDGPTDAAPTPDPSATAETTGTTGATNGGAAAAESVRNTDRSKRSVEVAGDMTGRSTGTGEYKDFVATFRDRYERLSGTLKGRVKHRPARSLQQDPGGTDAGMVGMVADISSTSGGHWIIDLEDTTGVFPCLVMKDKPAAELVDEILLDEVIAVSGSLSEKSGDDRGILFVDAIHFPDVPHTFQPKTADRHVRAALISDVHVGSQEFMADAWERFADWLHTEDAAEVEYLLIAGDMVEGIGVYPNQDEELDVIDIYDQYELFAEHLKSVPGDVEIVMIPGNHDAVRLAEPQPAFDEELRDIMSAHDARIVSNPSTVTVEGVSVHMYHGVSLDEVIAELPAEKASYDEPHKAMYQLLKKRHVAPQFGGRTRLAPEERDYLVMEEVPAIFHTGHVHKLGYGKYRNVLAVNSGCWQEQTGFQQSVGIEPDHAYAPVVDLDTLDLTVYNFN